Proteins co-encoded in one Sus scrofa isolate TJ Tabasco breed Duroc chromosome 14, Sscrofa11.1, whole genome shotgun sequence genomic window:
- the MMAB gene encoding cob(I)yrinic acid a,c-diamide adenosyltransferase, mitochondrial, with amino-acid sequence MAIWGPGGRLGLRGCLGARRLLCLRFQSRGPQGVEDGERPQPSSKTPKIPKIYTKTGDKGFSSTFTGERRPKDDQVFEAVGTTDELSSAIGFAMELIAEKGHPFAEELQKIQCSLQDIGAALATPRSSAREAHLKHTTFEVGPILELEQWIDRYSSQLPPLTAFILPSGGKSSSALHFCRAVCRRAERRVVPLVQTGETDVNVAKFLNRLSDYLFTLARYAAMKEGNPEKIYKKNDPSDPA; translated from the exons ATGGCTATATGGGGCCCGGGAGGTCGCCTTGGCCTGCGTGGGTGCCTTGGTGCCCGCAGGCTACTGTGTCTCCGTTTTCAGAGCCGTGGCCCCCAAGGCGTGGAAGACGGGGAGAG GCCACAGCCTTCCTCAAAGACGCCCAAAATCCCCAAGATCTACACCAAGACAGGAGACAAAG GGTTTTCTAGCACCTTCACCGGAGAAAGGAGACCCAAAGATGACCAGGTGTTTGAAGCCGTGGGGACTACAGATGAATTAAGTTCAGCCATCGG GTTTGCTATGGAATTAATTGCAGAAAAGGGCCACCCGTTTGCTGAAGAGCTTCAGAAA ATCCAGTGCTCCCTGCAGGACATTGGCGCTGCCCTGGCCACACCGCGCTCCTCGGCCAGGGAGGCTCACTTAA AACACACCACGTTCGAGGTGGGGCCCATCCTGGAGCTGGAGCAGTGGATCGACAGATACTCCAGCCAGCTGCCCCCACTCACAGCCTTTATCCTGCCT TCAGGAGGCAAGAGCAGCTCTGCACTGCACTTCTGTCGGGCCGTGTGCCGGCGAGCAGAGAGACG TGTGGTGCCTCTTGTCCAGACGGGTGAGACAGATGTGAACGTGGCCAAGTTCTTAAACAG aCTCAGCGACTATCTCTTCACGTTAGCCAGATATGCAGCCATGAAGGAGGGGAatccagaaaaaatatataagaaaaatgacCCATCAGATCCAGCCTGA